A stretch of the Rosa rugosa chromosome 5, drRosRugo1.1, whole genome shotgun sequence genome encodes the following:
- the LOC133709089 gene encoding E3 ubiquitin-protein ligase AIRP2-like yields MEMIYYQSSYQESLNVIEADVQHANSLAAAIPRAKGGVRFEMKLVYNHWAPLFLLLLQWIDSSCTCLLPRYLNFFHILVYKVYTDGRPNISTHGRKATIRDFYSVILPSLQRLHGDFGELDDAEEEHPSMKISGKKITKGDSSLGSAKIAKGDSSLGNAELEREEECGICLEPCTKMVLPNCCHEMCIKCYRNWNRKSEACPFCRGNIKRVNSEDLWVLTCNDDVVDTETVSREDLLRFYLYINSLPKDYPDALFLVYYEYSNLI; encoded by the exons ATGGAGATGATATATTACCAGTCTTCTTACCAGGAGTCTTTGAATGTTATAGAGGCTGATGTACAGCATGCCAATTCTCT AGCTGCTGCAATTCCAAGAGCCAAGGGTGGTGTTCGTTTTGAAATGAAATTGGTTTACAATCATTGGGCTCCCCTCTTCCTGCTCTTGTTACAGTGGATTGATTCCTCTTGCACTTGTCTACTTCCAAGATATCTAAATTTCTTCCATATACTTGTCTACAAG GTATACACAGATGGCAGGCCGAACATTTCAACCCATGGAAGGAAGGCAACTATAAGGGATTTCTATT CTGTTATCTTACCGTCTCTTCAGCGGCTTCATGGGGATTTTGGGGAATTAGATGATGCTGAGGAAGAGCATCCTAGCATGAAAatttctggaaagaagataactAAAGGAGATAGTAGTCTTGGCAGTGCAAAGATAGCTAAAGGAGATAGCAGTCTTGGCAATGCTGAGttggagagagaagaggagTGTGGGATTTGCTTAGAGCCGTGCACCAAAATGGTCTTGCCTAACTGCTGTCATGAAATGTGCATCAAATGTTACCGAAATTG GAACAGAAAGTCGGAGGCCTGTCCTTTCTGTCGTGGTAATATAAAGAGAGTAAATTCAGAAGACTTATGGGTGCTCACTTGTAATGATGACGTTGTTGACACTGAAACGGTTTCAAGGGAGGACTTGTTGCGATTCTATCTCTACATCAACAGCCTGCCAAAAGACTATCCAGATGCTCTTTTCTTGGTGTATTATGAGTACTCTAATTTGAtttga
- the LOC133709082 gene encoding probable LRR receptor-like serine/threonine-protein kinase At1g67720 isoform X1 encodes MGSLFYFMFMFLYLVSSVESQVQEFVSIDCGGSSNSSDPSTGLSWISDMGLMKQGKSVPLQNPNGNLLQYQTRRDFPIDDKKYCYTLSTQERRRYLVRATFQYGSLKSEETYPKFELYLDATMWSTVTIFEASRTYVNEMIIRASSNSVDVCMCCATTGFPFISTLELRPLNISMYATDFEDDFFLKVAARVNFGAPTTDAIRYPDDPYDRIWDSDLVKRQNYLVGVAPGTERINTSRNVNTGSREYPPMKVMQTAVVGTKGTLSYRLNLDGFPANARAYAYFAEIEDLGANESRKFRLEQPILPEYNSAVVNIAENANGMYTLYEPSYMNVSMEFVLSFAFVKTPDSTRGPLLNAIEISKYVPIAAKTDRQDLAVLNILRLMSSESLSLDEGDPCVPTPWEWVNCSSTSPSRITKIDLSGKNMKGEIPLELNNMQELTELWLDGNSFSGPFPDISNLINIRILHLENNKLTGALPSYLDSLSNLQELYIQNNSFSGEIPAGLLTGKVTFEYKDNPGLHKGAQKQKHFKLIIGISVGVLVLVTILILGGLLLLRSLREKSRHQKSYQKGDSLRASTKPSTAYSVSRGHLRDEGIACYITLPDLEEATNSFSKKIGKGSFGTVYYGRMKDGKEVAVKMMADSSTHMNKQFVTEIALLSRIHHRNLVPLIGYCEEEHQCILVYEYMHNGTLRDHLHGSTVPKHLDWLTRLQIAEDAAKGLEYLHTGCNPSIIHRDVKTSNILLDINMRAKVSDFGLSRQAEEDLTHISSVARGTVGYLDPEYYASQQLTEKSDVYSFGVVLLELISGKKPVSPEDFGPELNIVHWAKSLIRKGDVVSIMDPFLEEGVKIESIWRIAEVAIQCVEQHGVSRPRMQEIIVAIQEAMKIEKGSEANQRISSSSSSKAQSSRKTLLTSFLEIESPDISKECLTPSAR; translated from the exons ATGGGTTCATTATTTTActtcatgttcatgtttcttTACCTAGTCTCCTCTGTTGAGTCCCAAGTTCAAG AGTTTGTTAGTATTGATTGTGGGGGTTCAAGTAATTCCAGTGACCCAAGTACTGGACTTTCATGGATTTCAGACATGGGTCTTATGAAACAGGGGAAGTCAGTCCCATTACAAAACCCAAATGGAAACTTGCTACAGTATCAAACCCGCAGAGACTTTCCCATAGACGACAAAAAGTACTGCTACACCTTAAGCACACAAGAGAGGAGAAGGTATCTAGTTCGTGCAACGTTTCAATATGGCAGCCTGAAAAGCGAGGAGACATACCCAAAATTCGAGCTCTATTTGGATGCCACTATGTGGTCTACTGTTACTATTTTCGAGGCCTCGAGAACATATGTGAATGAAATGATCATTAGGGCGTCGTCGAATTCGGTTGATGTTTGCATGTGTTGTGCTACAACTGGTTTCCCATTCATTTCCACTTTGGAGTTGCGGCCTTTGAACATTTCTATGTATGCCACTGATTTTGAGGATGATTTCTTCTTGAAAGTGGCTGCTAGGGTGAATTTCGGTGCTCCGACCACGGATGCCATAAG GTACCCTGATGATCCCTATGACCGGATTTGGGATTCTGATCTTGTGAAAAGGCAAAACTATCTGGTAGGGGTGGCTCCTGGTACAGAAAGAATCAATACATCTAGGAATGTGAATACAGGGAGCAGAGAATACCCACCTATGAAGGTGATGCAGACCGCGGTGGTTGGCACAAAAGGAACACTGAGCTACAGATTGAATCTAGATGGTTTCCCAGCAAATGCTAGAGCTTATGCTTACTTTGCGGAAATAGAGGATTTGGGTGCCAATGAGAGTAGGAAATTCAGATTGGAGCAACCTATCTTGCCGGAGTATAACAGTGCAGTGGTGAATATTGCTGAGAATGCAAATGGGATGTACACTCTTTATGAACCAAGCTACATGAATGTGAGTATGGAGTTTGTTCTGTCATTTGCCTTTGTTAAGACCCCGGATTCTACTCGAGGACCACTTCTAAATGCAATTGAAATAAGTAAATATGTGCCGATTGCTGCAAAGACGGATAGGCAAGATT TGGCTGTTCTCAATATCCTTCGTCTCATGTCCTCCGAAAGTCTGTCACTAGATGAAGGTGATCCGTGTGTCCCGACTCCCTGGGAATGGGTGAATTGTAGTTCTACATCACCATCGAGAATTACAAAAAT TGATTTATCAGGGAAAAATATGAAGGGTGAGATTCCATTGGAGCTTAATAACATGCAGGAGTTGACAGAGTT GTGGTTGGATGGTAACTCCTTCAGTGGACCGTTTCCTGACATCAGTAATCTTATCAATATAAGGATTCT GCATCTAGAGAATAACAAGTTAACTGGTGCACTACCTTCTTACCTGGATAGCTTGTCAAATTTGCAAGAACT GTACATACAGAACAATTCTTTCAGTGGGGAAATTCCTGCAGGACTGTTAACAGGGAAAGTCACTTTTGA ATATAAAGATAATCCCGGGTTACACAAGGGAGCACAAAAGCAGAAGCATTTTAAGTTGATAATTGGAATTTCAGTTGGAGTACTAGTGCTTGTAACCATTTTAATCTTGGGGGGTCTATTGCTATTGCGTAGTCTTCGAGAGAAGTCACGTCATCAGAAAAGTTATCAGAAAG GTGATTCTTTGCGCGCCAGCACCAAGCCTTCAACAGCCTATTCAGTTTCCCGGGGGCATTTGAGGGATGAAGGCATAGCTTGCTACATTACGCTCCCTGATCTGGAAGAAGCCACTAACAGTTTTTCAAAGAAAATTGGGAAAGGAAGCTTTGGAACTGTCTATTATGGGAGGATGAAAGACGGAAAAGAGGTGGCAGTTAAAATGATGGCGGATTCCTCTACCCACATGAATAAGCAATTTGTGACTGAGATAGCTCTCTTGTCAAGGATTCATCATAGGAACTTGGTTCCTTTAATTGGATACTGTGAAGAAGAACATCAATGCATTCTGGTTTATGAGTATATGCACAATGGGACATTACGGGATCACTTACATG GTTCTACTGTCCCCAAGCACTTAGATTGGTTAACTCGCCTTCAGATAGCAGAAGATGCAGCAAAAG GTCTTGAGTACTTGCACACTGGATGCAATCCTAGTATTATCCATCGCGATGTAAAGACAAGCAATATTCTGCTGGACATTAACATGAGAGCCAAGGTATCAGATTTTGGATTGTCTAGACAAGCAGAAGAAGATCTAACTCATATATCAAGCGTTGCTCGAGGAACAGTAGGGTACTTGGATCCTGA GTATTATGCTAGTCAGCAATTGACCGAAAAAAGTGATGTATATAGTTTTGGGGTTGTTCTGCTAGAACTGATTTCAGGAAAAAAGCCTGTGTCACCAGAAGACTTTGGTCCTGAATTGAACATTGTTCACTGG GCTAAATCCTTAATTCGTAAAGGGGATGTAGTAAGCATCATGGATCCATTTCTAGAAGAGGGTGTCAAGATTGAGTCCATTTGGAGAATTGCTGAAGTTGCAATACAATGTGTTGAGCAACATGGAGTTTCTCGGCCGAGAATGCAGGAGATCATTGTGGCCATACAAGAGGCTATGAAGATTGAAAAAGGCAGTGAAGCCAACCAGAGAATATCTTCAAGTAGTTCTTCCAAAGCACAATCTTCCCGGAAAACTTTACTCACAAGCTTCCTTGAAATCGAGAGCCCTGACATATCAAAAGAATGCCTAACTCCATCTGCAAGATGA
- the LOC133709082 gene encoding probable LRR receptor-like serine/threonine-protein kinase At1g67720 isoform X2: MGSLFYFMFMFLYLVSSVESQVQEFVSIDCGGSSNSSDPSTGLSWISDMGLMKQGKSVPLQNPNGNLLQYQTRRDFPIDDKKYCYTLSTQERRRYLVRATFQYGSLKSEETYPKFELYLDATMWSTVTIFEASRTYVNEMIIRASSNSVDVCMCCATTGFPFISTLELRPLNISMYATDFEDDFFLKVAARVNFGAPTTDAIRYPDDPYDRIWDSDLVKRQNYLVGVAPGTERINTSRNVNTGSREYPPMKVMQTAVVGTKGTLSYRLNLDGFPANARAYAYFAEIEDLGANESRKFRLEQPILPEYNSAVVNIAENANGMYTLYEPSYMNVSMEFVLSFAFVKTPDSTRGPLLNAIEISKYVPIAAKTDRQDLAVLNILRLMSSESLSLDEGDPCVPTPWEWVNCSSTSPSRITKIDLSGKNMKGEIPLELNNMQELTELWLDGNSFSGPFPDISNLINIRILHLENNKLTGALPSYLDSLSNLQELYIQNNSFSGEIPAGLLTGKVTFEYKDNPGLHKGAQKQKHFKLIIGISVGVLVLVTILILGGLLLLRSLREKSRHQKSYQKGDSLRASTKPSTAYSVSRGHLRDEGIACYITLPDLEEATNSFSKKIGKGSFGTVYYGRMKDGKEVAVKMMADSSTHMNKQFVTEIALLSRIHHRNLVPLIGYCEEEHQCILVYEYMHNGTLRDHLHGSTVPKHLDWLTRLQIAEDAAKGLEYLHTGCNPSIIHRDVKTSNILLDINMRAKVSDFGLSRQAEEDLTHISSVARGTVGYYASQQLTEKSDVYSFGVVLLELISGKKPVSPEDFGPELNIVHWAKSLIRKGDVVSIMDPFLEEGVKIESIWRIAEVAIQCVEQHGVSRPRMQEIIVAIQEAMKIEKGSEANQRISSSSSSKAQSSRKTLLTSFLEIESPDISKECLTPSAR, translated from the exons ATGGGTTCATTATTTTActtcatgttcatgtttcttTACCTAGTCTCCTCTGTTGAGTCCCAAGTTCAAG AGTTTGTTAGTATTGATTGTGGGGGTTCAAGTAATTCCAGTGACCCAAGTACTGGACTTTCATGGATTTCAGACATGGGTCTTATGAAACAGGGGAAGTCAGTCCCATTACAAAACCCAAATGGAAACTTGCTACAGTATCAAACCCGCAGAGACTTTCCCATAGACGACAAAAAGTACTGCTACACCTTAAGCACACAAGAGAGGAGAAGGTATCTAGTTCGTGCAACGTTTCAATATGGCAGCCTGAAAAGCGAGGAGACATACCCAAAATTCGAGCTCTATTTGGATGCCACTATGTGGTCTACTGTTACTATTTTCGAGGCCTCGAGAACATATGTGAATGAAATGATCATTAGGGCGTCGTCGAATTCGGTTGATGTTTGCATGTGTTGTGCTACAACTGGTTTCCCATTCATTTCCACTTTGGAGTTGCGGCCTTTGAACATTTCTATGTATGCCACTGATTTTGAGGATGATTTCTTCTTGAAAGTGGCTGCTAGGGTGAATTTCGGTGCTCCGACCACGGATGCCATAAG GTACCCTGATGATCCCTATGACCGGATTTGGGATTCTGATCTTGTGAAAAGGCAAAACTATCTGGTAGGGGTGGCTCCTGGTACAGAAAGAATCAATACATCTAGGAATGTGAATACAGGGAGCAGAGAATACCCACCTATGAAGGTGATGCAGACCGCGGTGGTTGGCACAAAAGGAACACTGAGCTACAGATTGAATCTAGATGGTTTCCCAGCAAATGCTAGAGCTTATGCTTACTTTGCGGAAATAGAGGATTTGGGTGCCAATGAGAGTAGGAAATTCAGATTGGAGCAACCTATCTTGCCGGAGTATAACAGTGCAGTGGTGAATATTGCTGAGAATGCAAATGGGATGTACACTCTTTATGAACCAAGCTACATGAATGTGAGTATGGAGTTTGTTCTGTCATTTGCCTTTGTTAAGACCCCGGATTCTACTCGAGGACCACTTCTAAATGCAATTGAAATAAGTAAATATGTGCCGATTGCTGCAAAGACGGATAGGCAAGATT TGGCTGTTCTCAATATCCTTCGTCTCATGTCCTCCGAAAGTCTGTCACTAGATGAAGGTGATCCGTGTGTCCCGACTCCCTGGGAATGGGTGAATTGTAGTTCTACATCACCATCGAGAATTACAAAAAT TGATTTATCAGGGAAAAATATGAAGGGTGAGATTCCATTGGAGCTTAATAACATGCAGGAGTTGACAGAGTT GTGGTTGGATGGTAACTCCTTCAGTGGACCGTTTCCTGACATCAGTAATCTTATCAATATAAGGATTCT GCATCTAGAGAATAACAAGTTAACTGGTGCACTACCTTCTTACCTGGATAGCTTGTCAAATTTGCAAGAACT GTACATACAGAACAATTCTTTCAGTGGGGAAATTCCTGCAGGACTGTTAACAGGGAAAGTCACTTTTGA ATATAAAGATAATCCCGGGTTACACAAGGGAGCACAAAAGCAGAAGCATTTTAAGTTGATAATTGGAATTTCAGTTGGAGTACTAGTGCTTGTAACCATTTTAATCTTGGGGGGTCTATTGCTATTGCGTAGTCTTCGAGAGAAGTCACGTCATCAGAAAAGTTATCAGAAAG GTGATTCTTTGCGCGCCAGCACCAAGCCTTCAACAGCCTATTCAGTTTCCCGGGGGCATTTGAGGGATGAAGGCATAGCTTGCTACATTACGCTCCCTGATCTGGAAGAAGCCACTAACAGTTTTTCAAAGAAAATTGGGAAAGGAAGCTTTGGAACTGTCTATTATGGGAGGATGAAAGACGGAAAAGAGGTGGCAGTTAAAATGATGGCGGATTCCTCTACCCACATGAATAAGCAATTTGTGACTGAGATAGCTCTCTTGTCAAGGATTCATCATAGGAACTTGGTTCCTTTAATTGGATACTGTGAAGAAGAACATCAATGCATTCTGGTTTATGAGTATATGCACAATGGGACATTACGGGATCACTTACATG GTTCTACTGTCCCCAAGCACTTAGATTGGTTAACTCGCCTTCAGATAGCAGAAGATGCAGCAAAAG GTCTTGAGTACTTGCACACTGGATGCAATCCTAGTATTATCCATCGCGATGTAAAGACAAGCAATATTCTGCTGGACATTAACATGAGAGCCAAGGTATCAGATTTTGGATTGTCTAGACAAGCAGAAGAAGATCTAACTCATATATCAAGCGTTGCTCGAGGAACAGTAGG GTATTATGCTAGTCAGCAATTGACCGAAAAAAGTGATGTATATAGTTTTGGGGTTGTTCTGCTAGAACTGATTTCAGGAAAAAAGCCTGTGTCACCAGAAGACTTTGGTCCTGAATTGAACATTGTTCACTGG GCTAAATCCTTAATTCGTAAAGGGGATGTAGTAAGCATCATGGATCCATTTCTAGAAGAGGGTGTCAAGATTGAGTCCATTTGGAGAATTGCTGAAGTTGCAATACAATGTGTTGAGCAACATGGAGTTTCTCGGCCGAGAATGCAGGAGATCATTGTGGCCATACAAGAGGCTATGAAGATTGAAAAAGGCAGTGAAGCCAACCAGAGAATATCTTCAAGTAGTTCTTCCAAAGCACAATCTTCCCGGAAAACTTTACTCACAAGCTTCCTTGAAATCGAGAGCCCTGACATATCAAAAGAATGCCTAACTCCATCTGCAAGATGA